A single genomic interval of Struthio camelus isolate bStrCam1 chromosome 9, bStrCam1.hap1, whole genome shotgun sequence harbors:
- the PDE6D gene encoding retinal rod rhodopsin-sensitive cGMP 3',5'-cyclic phosphodiesterase subunit delta isoform X3: protein MNLRDAETGKILWQGTEDLSVPGVEHEARVPKKILKCKAVSRELNFSSAEQMEKFRLEQKVYFKGQCLEEWFFEFGFVIPNSTNTWQSLIEAAPESQMMPANVLTGNVIIETKFYDDDLLVSTSRVRLFYV, encoded by the exons ATGAACCTTCGGGATGCAGAAACAGGGAAAATCCTCTGGCAAGGAACAGAAGATCTATCTGTACCTGGAGTGGAGCATGAAG CTCGAGTTcctaaaaaaatcctgaaatgcaAAGCAGTGTCTCGGGAGTTAAACTTTTCCTCAGCAGAACAAATGGAAAAATTCCGACTGGAACAGAAAGTTTATTTCAAAGGGCAGTGTCTAGAAG AATGGTTCTTTGAATTCGGTTTTGTGATCCCTAACTCCACAAACACTTGGCAGTCCTTGATAGAGGCAGCACCTGAATCACAGATGATGCCAGCTAACGTTTTAAC TGGTAATGTTATTATAGAAACCAAGTTCTATGATGACGACCTCCTTGTAAGCACTTCCAGAGTGAGACTTTTCTACGTTTGA